The DNA sequence ATGTCGCCTCTGGGCGTCAAGAAATATATGATTGTTGGGTTGCAGGTCGTAAGAACGACAACCCCGACGAGGATGCTATGCTTGACGCCGTCCTCGGTGCAGTTCAGCTGGGCTTCAACCAAAGCAACGAAAGTATCGTCTCCGCGTAAGCTTTGCCTGATATTATTCGTACCTGCTCGCCGattttgatatattttcttttgaTGGCCACCATGTAGACTTGTTCAATATACCTTACCCCAGGCGATAAAAAACTGGTCCCCAGAAAATTTTGGTGCCTTTCACACCGTGTCCGTCGACTTCTTTGTTGACCGAAAACCACACGATCTTGCTCAGTTGCGTCAAATCGAGTGCCCTGTCCATTTGGTGCATTGCGGCGGTGATGTTGCATACCCTCTCCACTATGTCGAGGAACTTCGAAGCCGCCTTGCCTCAGCAGGCTTACAACCCAGACTCTCGCAGGTGAAGGACGCTCCTCACTTTGGGAACGTAACACATTCGGAAGAGTGAGTGGCTGCCATTTGTTAATATTCACGATCATCACTGCAAAGCAATATTGACAATTGCGTTTTATTGTAATTCGCTTCCGTTCTCTCGCCGCTCACTGCCTTTTAGAATCAATGACCTTCTCCACGACTGGGTCATGGAACATTCAGATGGCCCTATACCCCGCGCCAAATCCTTTGTCAAATCTCCGTTTGCAGACGAGTTGGCCAAGTGCGGGCTTCGGCAAAATGGAGAATCTGATTCTGAAGACGACCTTGTACCCCTATGATGCTGTACCTGGGCACACAATCACACAAATATCATTCCCTTCCCTGGTGGCATATCCTAGGCTGTACCTTCCACACGCTAACATCCAGGCTTGTCGCCGCCGCGCGTCGGAACTTTGCTATTGCTTTCGAATTTCTATGCACCCTATTGTATCATCCACGGTCAGCTGTTCcttatttttctttccatcttccgTAGTTGAATTTTACTACGAAGTTCTTGTAGAATTTTACTCCCATACATGATACACCCAACATACCTGACAACTGAATTGTGTAGTAACACTTGGAAGCATGACAACAGGCATCTTTCACTCACAATGATGTAGAAATCACACTTTGCTCGTTCTTTCCTAACGATCAGCATGCCCGTGTACAACCATCGATATGTACTTTCTCCAATCGAACTATCCTCGTTGCGGTGGTTTCGGCCGATAGACCGATACACAGATAAATAATATGTGCCCTGTGATCATAAAAACTATACAAGGCTATATGGCGTTCCATCGGTGAAGCTGCTTCAGTACGCAGCTCATTTCCCAATGAGCATGTTGCACACAATCTACGATCATTCCATTAAAATACGACGTGGCGATTCGGTCCTAGTGAAATGCATCTTCATTGAGAGTTCCATCTTGAACTATCCAACTTCCATCGATCCATAGATTGACTGATGTATCTTTCTGAATCCGAACGAGGTCGGTTATGATCATCTGCACAACATTGCGCTGCTACAAGcccaaaaaagaagacagaCGGCACACGCCTGAGAAACATCCCGCCCAAATCATGTCGATGACTTCCGACATCGGGAAGCCAAAAGGGTTCATTCCACGCGTCGACCCATTGATAACGTATGACCATTGGTCATACCTAACATACATTCTGCCATTTTTAATTGAAGAGGTGGGGTAGTTTAGGGAGTAAGAGACTCTCAGAAGGTTTAATAGAAGCCCGTCACGAAGAGGGTCTCCAATACTTTTGACCCCAATTAAGACTATAATTGGACCGTGGACACACAGTCCAATAAAAGTAGTCGTGAAGCTGTATTGAAATGTAGATGGCTATACTGAGGTCCAAGACTGCTATACATCACCGCCGCATTTCACCTTTTACATATGTGGACGTGGCATACATTTTAAATAGACTCACTGACACTACGCGGAGATGACTGTACAGTGTAACCGCATTGAACAGCGCCAACATTCCACCTAAGGCATATCAACAGACGAAACGGAAGATTATTCCAAGTGTGCAACTGACAACAAAAACTGCCATATACTCTTTGACATGACTACCTCATTAATTAATAGGTGGTAAAAATAAACTTAGGAATGAATAAATTTTCATACCAATAGATGATGAGTAAGCAAAAGAATCGAAGCTACTTGATGGTCGTAGAACTTTTCAAGCAAGTTCCATTCCACACCGCTCGAAGAAAGGTGGTGTTGAAAAAAGATAAAGGGATCATTCTACATTTTCGGTGACGATGGGTAAGTGAATTTTTAGCAGGACTGTACCGTTATAGACCATTATCCTCCTGAGGAAAGAAATTCCGGCACAGCCTGGGATTTAGCTTAATCTCGAGGTCCTGACCCACCTCGACTTCACAGCCGACTCATGCCTTGGTTGCGATACTTGCTTTCTCTGCGCTGTCAGAAGTGATAGTTTCATCGGGAGTGATAATGACGTCCATTTTCCAGTCATGTTCTCCAATAGGAACCTCCCCCCCTGGCAAAAGCTGTTCGCGCAGTCCAAGACCAACTAACAAATAATTAGCCATTAGTCACTTTGTCACATATAGCTGCCTGAGGCCACTACTTCGGAGGAGAAAGATCCAGACGTACCGAGCAGTGGTTTCCGGTGATTTGATGATACAGAGGTGACGGAGGTTGATGACGGCGAGTATGCGAACGCCGAGTTATATGCTGTGATAAACCTATCATAGTAACCTTTGCCGTGCCCAAGCCGGGAGAGTGTGCGATCAAATGCAACTCCTAGAAAGATCCTGTCAGTATGCGTTTTTAATCTCTGCATGATATCACACTGAAGGTGTACCGGGTAGAAGAATGACGTCCAGTGGCTCGGGTGGCACTCCGAGAACTATACAGGCGGACCATGATTATGCTGGCAGTTGAGGTTAATACCCCCAAAGCACACACCTCGAGACCGTGTTTGACCTCCTTCCAATGATTCCCCTGGTTCCTTGATCCCCCACGTTCCACTTGGAAGCGATGCAAGATCGGCAGAAGAGTATATACGGAAGAAATCCATAGTCCCGTCTTTCGTTAGGATTTTTGGAACGAATAGCATTTTGCCTTTGTGATGCAGCTTTGAGGCGAGGCAGTATCGTCAATCGATCGAATCAACTTACCAGCATGCAAGATAGCGTTTACTATTGGCGCAGTTCGCACCTCACCTGTAGGCATGCTGAGGTAGCAGCTTATTGATCGACACTCCTGAAATGCAGGTAGGGATAAAACGCGTTCGGTAATTGCATGGGCTTTGCATTGCGATCCACGAAGACAAGAATCAGAGAAATGGTAAATTCAACAAGTATGACTGCCCACATTGCTCTTCCAGAGATGACTGAGGTATCTTGTTCAATTCGTTGCCTAAAGCTCGACGCAGGGATCTCTTTTGAGTTTTGAGGATAACTTGTGCGGCGGAGGCCATGGACCGAAGTAAGATTGCTTTAAAAAAGAACTCTGTACTTGAGTTCACACATTAAACCTCTCCGATCGAGCACGTATTCTTTGACGACAAGTTTGATGCAACGAGTTATTGGGCACGATCGCGAGGTGTTCAATGCAGCAGGCCAAGGGGCATGCCTCTTCCGTGGTCGTGACCAAGCTAATAGTTTAATTTTCAACTCCGATTTATTCTCCGACAGAAggtcaaatttcaaagaGCTCTGTGGCCGATGCTCTCTACCTGACAATTAGGCAAACCTAGCCTTGAGATCTTGAGAAGTTATTCTCTCGGGCGAACTTGAACAACATGTTCTATATCTGTGCTAAAAATATGATGTCTCAATACTGGCAGTATCAGTGCTCCTCGTCGTCTCATCGAGGCATCAAGGTCAAATCAAGTTCAAAGTCGTTCGGACTGAAAAGCACCGCCACTGTGTAGTGTTTCGAAAATTCAGTGTTCATAAATTGGCCGCGGAGAGTATATGGATTGGAATTTCGAGACTTACCGAGTCAATAATTTGCAACGAGGTTCCGCGAACTGGGTTTTGCAGGGTAGGTATCCGATTTAGGATTAT is a window from the Psilocybe cubensis strain MGC-MH-2018 chromosome 8, whole genome shotgun sequence genome containing:
- a CDS encoding Protein ABHD11, which codes for MPHLKVQTATGNVLFNYVISTPDSENAQNIDPSLPTILFLHPVYVSAVMFHNQFASPRLRRFNLVGVDARCHGNTVGPVPPTARRAEVAEDVSKFIEALKLPRCHIVGVSMGACVALQMAVAHPEQVLSTFMISPLPLVEPDDVASGRQEIYDCWVAGRKNDNPDEDAMLDAVLGAVQLGFNQSNESIVSALVQYTLPQAIKNWSPENFGAFHTVSVDFFVDRKPHDLAQLRQIECPVHLVHCGGDVAYPLHYVEELRSRLASAGLQPRLSQVKDAPHFGNVTHSEEINDLLHDWVMEHSDGPIPRAKSFVKSPFADELAKCGLRQNGESDSEDDLVPL
- a CDS encoding putative 5-formyltetrahydrofolate cyclo-ligase; translation: MPTGEVRTAPIVNAILHAGKMLFVPKILTKDGTMDFFRIYSSADLASLPSGTWGIKEPGESLEGGQTRSRGVAFDRTLSRLGHGKGYYDRFITAYNSAFAYSPSSTSVTSVSSNHRKPLLVGLGLREQLLPGGEVPIGEHDWKMDVIITPDETITSDSAEKASIATKA